Proteins encoded by one window of Modestobacter marinus:
- a CDS encoding UTP--glucose-1-phosphate uridylyltransferase yields the protein MSSPSAPSPRPATKAVIPVAGMGTRFLPATKAVPKELLPVVDRPALQYIVEEAARAGVGEVLMVTGRNKGSIEDFFDRTPELETALEAKGDQSRLDAVHESTDVAQVFFVRQGEAKGLGHAVLQAAAFVGDEPFAVLLGDDIIDARDHLLEQMLAVQAEHGGAVVALLDVGADNISKYGAVAVEEAGVSGDAAGDEVFRVTGMVEKPPSDEAPSTLAIIGRYVLPPEVFPAIRDTPPGRGGEIQLTDALLKLVEDGMPVHGVVFSGRRYDTGDKLDYLKAVVQLAVEREDLGPTFGPWLRDFVADLPAEGASPA from the coding sequence ATGTCGAGTCCGTCCGCCCCGAGCCCGCGCCCGGCCACGAAGGCCGTCATCCCGGTCGCCGGGATGGGCACCCGCTTCCTCCCCGCCACCAAGGCCGTCCCCAAGGAGCTGCTGCCGGTCGTCGACCGGCCGGCCCTGCAGTACATCGTCGAGGAGGCCGCCCGGGCCGGCGTCGGCGAGGTGCTCATGGTGACCGGGCGCAACAAGGGCAGCATCGAGGACTTCTTCGACCGGACGCCGGAGCTGGAGACCGCCCTGGAGGCCAAGGGCGACCAGAGCCGGCTCGACGCGGTGCACGAGTCCACCGACGTCGCGCAGGTCTTCTTCGTGCGCCAGGGCGAGGCGAAGGGCCTCGGCCACGCCGTCCTGCAGGCCGCCGCGTTCGTCGGGGACGAGCCGTTCGCGGTGCTCCTCGGCGACGACATCATCGACGCCCGCGACCACCTGCTCGAGCAGATGCTCGCCGTGCAGGCCGAGCACGGCGGCGCGGTGGTCGCGCTGCTGGACGTGGGCGCGGACAACATCTCCAAGTACGGCGCCGTCGCCGTCGAGGAGGCCGGGGTCTCCGGGGACGCCGCCGGCGACGAGGTCTTCCGGGTCACCGGCATGGTCGAGAAGCCCCCGTCCGACGAGGCGCCCAGCACGCTGGCGATCATCGGCCGCTACGTGCTGCCCCCGGAGGTCTTCCCGGCGATCCGGGACACCCCGCCCGGCCGCGGCGGGGAGATCCAGCTGACCGACGCGCTGCTCAAGCTGGTCGAGGACGGCATGCCGGTGCACGGCGTCGTCTTCTCCGGCCGCCGGTACGACACCGGCGACAAGCTGGACTACCTCAAGGCCGTCGTCCAGCTGGCCGTCGAGCGCGAGGACCTCGGCCCCACCTTCGGCCCGTGGCTGCGTGACTTCGTCGCCGACCTGCCCGCCGAGGGCGCGTCGCCGGCCTGA
- the glp gene encoding gephyrin-like molybdotransferase Glp has translation MSDDSTRGWISGGGRDTTQLDLTSGGLVPSPRDNRQVSGPAPVVTHDTVQVDRSVFSSDRVPSPAIATGDRAPDPLADTGSVDVSGVRLRPVEHHLDEILGAVPQPDPIELAVLDAQGLLCAELVTSQRSLPAFDQAGLDGYAVRAADIATATVEQPVDLAVVGETAAGDGEPASITAGLAQKVAVGAMLPAGADVVVPAAWTDQGAARVQVFAALAPGSYVRRVGDDVATGDVAVEVGTPIGPAQISLLAAVGRERVAVRPRPRITVLCAGNELVDVGAVAGPGQQVDVNSYALAAAARDAGAEAYRAGIMPNDRRRMVELLEGQMLRSDVVLVAGTFANGGHDLLQEALDELGGLTFTQVAMHPGPVHAFGKLGPDAVPVICVPGEPVAALVAFEVFVRPAIRLMLGKRQLFRRTVQAVSAQQLLSPLGYRQYLHGQVMRHPDGGYVVEPIGDGDQAMLARMARANCLIVVDEDVTEVSAGGLVTVMPMLLGG, from the coding sequence ATGAGCGACGACAGCACACGCGGGTGGATCTCCGGCGGAGGCCGGGACACGACCCAGCTGGACCTGACGAGCGGCGGGCTGGTCCCGTCACCACGGGACAACCGGCAGGTCTCCGGGCCGGCGCCGGTGGTCACCCACGACACCGTGCAGGTCGACCGGTCGGTGTTCTCCTCCGACCGGGTCCCCTCGCCGGCCATCGCCACCGGCGACCGGGCCCCGGACCCGCTCGCCGACACCGGCTCGGTCGACGTGTCCGGGGTCCGGCTGCGGCCCGTCGAGCACCACCTGGACGAGATCCTCGGCGCCGTCCCGCAGCCCGACCCGATCGAGCTCGCGGTGCTCGACGCCCAGGGGCTGCTCTGCGCCGAGCTGGTCACCAGCCAGCGCTCGCTGCCCGCCTTCGACCAGGCCGGGCTCGACGGGTACGCCGTCCGCGCGGCCGACATCGCCACGGCGACCGTCGAGCAGCCCGTCGACCTCGCCGTCGTCGGTGAGACCGCCGCCGGTGACGGCGAGCCGGCCTCGATCACCGCCGGCCTCGCGCAGAAGGTCGCCGTCGGCGCGATGCTGCCCGCCGGTGCCGACGTCGTCGTCCCCGCCGCCTGGACCGACCAGGGCGCCGCCCGGGTGCAGGTCTTCGCCGCGCTGGCGCCGGGCAGCTACGTCCGCCGGGTCGGGGACGACGTCGCGACCGGCGACGTCGCCGTGGAGGTCGGCACCCCCATCGGCCCGGCCCAGATCAGCCTGCTGGCCGCCGTCGGGCGCGAGCGGGTGGCCGTGCGGCCGCGTCCGCGGATCACGGTGCTGTGCGCCGGCAACGAGCTCGTCGACGTCGGTGCGGTGGCCGGCCCCGGTCAGCAGGTGGACGTGAACAGCTACGCGCTGGCCGCCGCCGCGCGGGACGCCGGCGCCGAGGCCTACCGGGCGGGGATCATGCCCAACGACCGGCGGCGGATGGTCGAGCTGCTGGAGGGGCAGATGCTCCGCAGCGACGTCGTCCTGGTCGCCGGCACCTTCGCCAACGGCGGCCACGACCTGCTCCAGGAGGCGCTGGACGAGCTGGGCGGGCTCACCTTCACCCAGGTGGCCATGCACCCCGGGCCCGTGCACGCCTTCGGCAAGCTCGGGCCCGACGCCGTCCCGGTGATCTGCGTGCCCGGTGAGCCGGTCGCCGCGCTGGTCGCCTTCGAGGTGTTCGTCCGCCCGGCGATCCGGCTGATGCTCGGCAAGCGCCAGCTGTTCCGGCGCACCGTGCAGGCCGTCTCCGCCCAGCAGCTGCTCTCGCCGCTGGGGTACCGGCAGTACCTGCACGGCCAGGTCATGCGGCACCCCGACGGCGGCTACGTCGTCGAGCCGATCGGGGACGGCGACCAGGCGATGCTCGCCCGGATGGCCCGCGCCAACTGCCTGATCGTGGTGGACGAGGACGTCACCGAGGTGTCCGCCGGCGGACTCGTCACCGTCATGCCCATGCTGCTCGGGGGCTGA
- the rsmI gene encoding 16S rRNA (cytidine(1402)-2'-O)-methyltransferase, giving the protein MTGRLVLGGAPLGQPGDVGPRLRQAMADADVLAVEDTRRLHRLAKDLEVTLTGKVVTFHETVERSRLPGLVAAMTEGRTVLLITDAGMPSVSDPGYTLVRAAIEAGIEVTSVPGPSAVVTALAVSGLPCDRFTFEGFLPRKGGERRSALAALAAEPRTMVFYESPHRLADALTDAAGALGADRPAAVCRELTKTHEEVRRGSLASLAEWAAEGVRGEITLVVAGAVAGPASLTPAELAAEVAAEEAAGADRKEAIRTVMARTGLPRRDVYDAVLAAKRP; this is encoded by the coding sequence ATGACCGGACGACTCGTGCTGGGTGGCGCACCGCTGGGACAGCCCGGCGACGTCGGCCCGCGGCTGCGGCAGGCGATGGCCGACGCCGACGTCCTGGCGGTGGAGGACACCCGGCGGCTGCACCGGCTGGCCAAGGACCTGGAGGTGACCCTCACCGGCAAGGTGGTCACCTTCCACGAGACCGTGGAGCGGTCCCGGCTGCCCGGGTTGGTCGCGGCGATGACCGAGGGCCGCACCGTGCTGCTGATCACCGACGCGGGCATGCCGTCGGTCTCCGACCCCGGCTACACGCTGGTGCGGGCGGCGATCGAGGCGGGGATCGAGGTGACCTCGGTGCCCGGGCCGTCGGCCGTCGTGACCGCGCTGGCCGTCTCCGGGCTGCCCTGCGACCGCTTCACCTTCGAGGGGTTCCTCCCGCGCAAGGGCGGGGAGCGCCGGTCGGCGCTGGCGGCGCTCGCCGCCGAGCCGCGGACGATGGTGTTCTACGAGTCGCCGCACCGGCTGGCCGACGCCCTGACCGACGCGGCCGGTGCCCTCGGTGCCGACCGGCCCGCCGCGGTCTGCCGGGAGCTGACCAAGACCCACGAGGAGGTCCGCCGCGGCTCGCTGGCCTCGCTGGCCGAGTGGGCCGCCGAGGGGGTGCGCGGCGAGATCACCCTGGTGGTCGCCGGCGCCGTGGCCGGCCCGGCCAGCCTGACCCCGGCCGAGCTGGCCGCCGAGGTCGCAGCGGAGGAGGCCGCCGGCGCCGACCGCAAGGAGGCGATCCGCACCGTGATGGCCCGCACCGGCCTGCCGAGACGCGACGTCTACGACGCCGTCCTGGCCGCCAAACGCCCCTGA
- a CDS encoding dolichyl-phosphate-mannose--protein mannosyltransferase: MAVLVPERTESAAEDPTPRRSPPLPRPRRQGTPTLPTDRVLAAVLTAVLGLVTLVARLWDIGYPTELVFDEAYYPPEGAELLELGYEYNRGYTFIVHPPLGKWLIAAGEQVFGYGPLGWRVPSAVAGTVAVVVLTRLARRLTGSTLLGLLAGLLLAVDGFSFTLGRIGLLDVFLQVFVVSAVACLVVDRDRVRQRVRDGADRVTAAGFRLGPRGWRIAAGVLFGCACAVKWSGVWFLAFFAVLSLFWDRAAWREAGVPRPTWTALHRGLPGATWALAVVPVLTYLASFTGWFRGENAQGRHWAAENPDTSFGFVPDALRSLWHMHGEWLDFHSGLSSPHPWESSPWSWLVDGRPILLWNPQGLTDAAGDQVVRYMLMLGTPTLWFLFTPALLWLGWRVLVRHDQAAVVALTAIAAGWGTWFLNLDRTMFIFYMAPALPFFVLAVVLVLQDVLGPPNASPLRRQVGLGVVCLYVAAVVVTFAFFHPVLTGQPLSQAEWLQRMWFPSWF; the protein is encoded by the coding sequence ATGGCGGTGCTGGTCCCGGAACGCACGGAGTCGGCCGCCGAGGACCCCACTCCCCGCCGCTCCCCACCGCTCCCCCGGCCCCGCCGGCAGGGCACCCCGACGCTGCCGACCGACCGGGTGCTGGCTGCGGTGCTCACCGCCGTGCTCGGGCTGGTGACCCTGGTGGCCCGGCTGTGGGACATCGGCTACCCCACCGAGCTCGTGTTCGACGAGGCGTACTACCCGCCCGAGGGCGCCGAGCTGCTGGAGCTCGGCTACGAGTACAACCGCGGCTACACGTTCATCGTCCACCCGCCGCTGGGCAAGTGGCTCATCGCGGCGGGCGAGCAGGTGTTCGGGTACGGGCCGCTGGGCTGGCGGGTGCCGAGTGCGGTGGCCGGGACGGTGGCGGTCGTCGTCCTGACCCGGCTGGCGCGCCGGCTGACCGGCTCGACGCTGCTCGGCCTGCTCGCCGGCCTGCTCCTGGCGGTGGACGGCTTCTCCTTCACCCTCGGCCGGATCGGCCTGCTCGACGTCTTCCTGCAGGTCTTCGTGGTCAGCGCGGTGGCCTGCCTGGTGGTCGACCGCGACCGCGTGCGGCAACGGGTCCGGGACGGCGCCGACCGGGTGACCGCGGCCGGCTTCCGGCTCGGCCCGCGGGGCTGGCGGATCGCCGCCGGGGTGCTGTTCGGCTGCGCTTGTGCGGTCAAGTGGAGCGGGGTCTGGTTCCTGGCCTTCTTCGCGGTCCTCTCGCTGTTCTGGGACCGGGCGGCCTGGCGCGAGGCGGGGGTCCCCCGGCCCACCTGGACGGCGCTGCACCGGGGCCTGCCCGGGGCGACCTGGGCGCTCGCCGTCGTCCCGGTGCTGACCTACCTGGCCTCCTTCACCGGCTGGTTCCGCGGCGAGAACGCCCAGGGCCGGCACTGGGCCGCCGAGAACCCGGACACCTCGTTCGGCTTCGTGCCGGACGCGCTGCGCTCGCTGTGGCACATGCACGGCGAGTGGCTGGACTTCCACAGCGGCCTGTCGAGCCCGCACCCGTGGGAGTCCAGTCCGTGGTCGTGGCTGGTCGACGGCCGGCCGATCCTGCTGTGGAACCCGCAGGGGCTCACCGACGCGGCGGGCGACCAGGTCGTCCGGTACATGCTCATGCTGGGCACGCCGACGCTGTGGTTCCTCTTCACCCCGGCGCTGCTGTGGCTGGGCTGGCGGGTCCTGGTCCGGCACGACCAGGCGGCCGTGGTCGCCCTCACCGCCATCGCCGCCGGCTGGGGCACCTGGTTCCTCAACCTCGACCGGACGATGTTCATCTTCTACATGGCCCCCGCCCTGCCGTTCTTCGTGCTGGCGGTGGTGCTCGTGCTGCAGGACGTGCTGGGCCCGCCGAACGCGTCCCCGCTGCGCCGCCAGGTGGGGCTGGGCGTCGTCTGCCTGTACGTGGCGGCGGTGGTGGTGACGTTCGCCTTCTTCCACCCGGTGCTCACCGGGCAGCCGCTGTCGCAGGCGGAGTGGCTGCAGCGGATGTGGTTCCCCTCCTGGTTCTGA
- a CDS encoding 5-formyltetrahydrofolate cyclo-ligase — translation MPDSPEVVNAKATLRATLLVGRAVRSPAARAAAATALAAALAERLADAAVVAGYVPTAEEPGAGRLPGALPGRLLLPVVPARGRELSWAEHDGRLVPGRFGLREPAGPRLPPGALAAADVVVVPALAVAADGTRLGRGGGYYDRALAHARAGATLVAVVFDEELVDRLPAGPHDRRVTAVVTPSAGWRQLD, via the coding sequence ATGCCGGACTCCCCCGAGGTGGTGAACGCGAAGGCAACGCTGCGCGCGACGCTGCTGGTCGGGCGTGCGGTCCGCTCCCCCGCGGCCCGTGCCGCGGCGGCCACGGCGCTGGCCGCCGCGCTCGCCGAACGGCTGGCGGACGCCGCCGTGGTCGCCGGGTACGTGCCCACCGCCGAGGAGCCCGGGGCCGGCCGCTTGCCCGGCGCGCTGCCCGGCCGGCTGCTGCTGCCGGTCGTGCCGGCGCGCGGGCGGGAGCTGTCCTGGGCCGAGCACGACGGCCGGCTGGTCCCCGGCCGCTTCGGGCTGCGGGAGCCGGCCGGCCCCCGCCTGCCGCCCGGTGCCCTGGCCGCGGCCGACGTGGTCGTCGTCCCGGCGCTGGCGGTGGCCGCCGACGGCACCCGGCTGGGCCGCGGTGGCGGGTACTACGACCGCGCGCTGGCGCACGCCCGGGCCGGCGCCACGCTGGTGGCGGTGGTGTTCGACGAGGAGCTCGTGGACCGGCTGCCGGCCGGGCCGCACGACCGCCGGGTGACCGCCGTCGTCACCCCGTCTGCCGGCTGGCGGCAGCTCGACTGA
- a CDS encoding endonuclease domain-containing protein: MPAAAVPAELRAMAFLGSDAVQRGLLTTGQLRSQVWRRIWPDVYVHRDVPWSHGLRVRGAALRWPDAVVTGRSAAVVWGVDLAGPDDDVELTLPAPANRVRVAGLRFRRADVDAKRVLRHDRLWVASPEQTAVQLAGALPLDDGVVAVDRLVVAGGADLAEVRWLAGAAMGPGSRRARHACALADGLAESPQETRVRLLIGRSQLPAPVAQHRVVDGGRFVARVDFGWPAQRVALEYDGLWHAEPGQFARDRERLNRLREAGWQVVFVTAADLHAPERLIARIAAALAVGR, from the coding sequence GTGCCTGCTGCCGCCGTCCCCGCCGAGTTGCGCGCCATGGCCTTCCTCGGTTCCGACGCCGTCCAGCGTGGCCTGCTCACCACGGGGCAGTTGCGCAGCCAGGTCTGGCGGCGGATCTGGCCGGACGTGTACGTCCACCGGGACGTGCCGTGGTCGCACGGCCTCCGAGTCCGGGGCGCAGCGCTGCGCTGGCCGGACGCCGTGGTCACCGGGCGCAGCGCGGCCGTCGTCTGGGGCGTCGACCTGGCGGGGCCGGACGACGACGTCGAGCTCACGCTGCCGGCGCCGGCGAACCGGGTCCGGGTGGCCGGTCTCCGCTTCCGGCGGGCCGACGTCGACGCCAAGCGCGTGCTGCGGCACGACCGGCTGTGGGTCGCCAGTCCGGAGCAGACCGCGGTGCAGCTCGCCGGCGCCCTCCCGCTCGACGACGGCGTCGTGGCGGTGGACCGGCTGGTGGTGGCGGGCGGAGCCGACCTGGCTGAGGTGCGCTGGCTCGCCGGTGCCGCCATGGGCCCCGGGAGCAGACGGGCCCGGCACGCCTGCGCCCTGGCCGACGGGCTGGCCGAGTCGCCGCAGGAGACCCGGGTGCGGTTGCTCATCGGTCGCAGCCAGCTCCCCGCGCCGGTGGCCCAGCACCGGGTCGTGGACGGCGGCCGGTTCGTCGCCCGCGTCGACTTCGGCTGGCCGGCCCAGCGGGTGGCGCTGGAGTACGACGGGCTCTGGCACGCGGAGCCCGGTCAGTTCGCCCGCGACCGCGAACGCCTCAACCGGCTGCGCGAGGCCGGCTGGCAGGTGGTGTTCGTGACCGCAGCGGACCTGCACGCCCCCGAACGCCTCATCGCCCGGATCGCCGCCGCCCTCGCCGTTGGTCGCTGA
- a CDS encoding CaiB/BaiF CoA transferase family protein, producing MSGPLDGVLVVDLTRALAGPHAGMMLGDLGARVIKVESPGSGDDSRGWGPPFVEPEGAGRESTYFFSANRNKESITLDLKDDADKEVLTELVRRADVLLENFRPGTLARLGFGTDVLAELNPRLVQLSISGFGHDGPEGQRAGYDQIAQGEAGLMSLTGSGPEDPQKVGVPIGDLLAGMYGAYGVLAALYERERTGVGQVVRTSLLAAVVGVHAFQGTAYTVAGQVNRGQGNHHPSIAPYGLFRCAGGSVQLSCGSEGLWRRLCTEFGFDPDAEGLATNGERVGNRQRVIELLETAFAEIPAEELLARLAAAGVPAGKVRTLDEVYAWEQTLSQGLAISVDHPTAGPLTLPGPPLRFFAPGTGGETETTRRDHTPPPVLGADGDAIRTWLRGAEGVPQPAGEGADVEDGHAT from the coding sequence GTGAGTGGCCCCCTGGACGGCGTCCTCGTCGTCGACCTGACCCGCGCCCTGGCCGGACCGCATGCCGGGATGATGCTCGGCGACCTCGGCGCCCGGGTGATCAAGGTGGAGAGCCCGGGCAGCGGCGACGACAGCCGCGGCTGGGGGCCGCCGTTCGTCGAGCCCGAGGGCGCGGGCCGGGAGTCGACGTACTTCTTCTCCGCCAACCGCAACAAGGAGTCGATCACCCTCGACCTCAAGGACGACGCGGACAAGGAGGTGCTGACCGAGCTGGTGCGCCGCGCCGACGTGCTGCTGGAGAACTTCCGGCCCGGCACCCTGGCCCGCCTCGGCTTCGGCACCGACGTGCTCGCCGAGCTCAACCCGCGGCTGGTGCAGCTGTCGATCAGCGGGTTCGGGCACGACGGGCCAGAAGGGCAGCGGGCCGGCTACGACCAGATCGCCCAGGGCGAGGCCGGGCTGATGTCGCTCACCGGCTCCGGCCCGGAGGACCCGCAGAAGGTCGGCGTCCCGATCGGTGACCTGCTGGCCGGCATGTACGGCGCCTACGGCGTGCTCGCGGCGCTGTACGAGCGCGAGCGCACCGGGGTCGGCCAGGTGGTGCGCACCTCGCTGCTGGCCGCCGTCGTCGGCGTGCACGCCTTCCAGGGGACGGCGTACACCGTGGCCGGCCAGGTCAACCGCGGCCAGGGCAACCACCACCCCTCGATCGCCCCCTACGGCCTGTTCCGCTGTGCGGGCGGGAGCGTGCAGCTGTCCTGCGGCAGCGAGGGGCTGTGGCGCCGGCTGTGCACCGAGTTCGGCTTCGATCCCGACGCCGAGGGCCTGGCCACCAACGGCGAGCGGGTCGGCAACCGGCAGCGGGTGATCGAGCTGCTGGAGACCGCCTTCGCCGAGATCCCGGCCGAGGAGCTGCTGGCCCGGCTGGCCGCGGCGGGCGTGCCGGCCGGCAAGGTGCGCACCCTGGACGAGGTCTACGCCTGGGAGCAGACGCTGTCCCAGGGGCTGGCGATCTCCGTCGACCACCCGACCGCCGGGCCGCTCACCCTGCCCGGCCCGCCGCTGCGCTTCTTCGCCCCCGGCACCGGCGGCGAGACCGAGACGACCCGTCGCGACCACACCCCGCCGCCGGTGCTCGGCGCCGACGGCGACGCCATCCGGACCTGGCTGCGCGGCGCCGAGGGCGTGCCGCAGCCGGCGGGCGAGGGCGCCGACGTCGAGGACGGGCACGCCACGTGA
- a CDS encoding LGFP repeat-containing protein — translation MGRERSVHGYPRSSEQSTPNGRGRYNDFQEGGIYWLPGVGARSVYGGIYDAWARFGWEGGRLGFPLTDETSTPDGVGRFNHFEGGSIYWTPGTGAQQVEGSIRARWAALGWERSYLGYPTSDEYTIPGGRRSDFQGGSITWDAATGRLTELRR, via the coding sequence ATGGGGAGGGAGCGCAGCGTCCACGGCTACCCGCGCAGCTCCGAGCAGAGCACGCCCAACGGGCGTGGCCGCTACAACGACTTCCAGGAGGGCGGCATCTACTGGCTGCCCGGCGTCGGTGCCCGCAGCGTGTACGGCGGCATCTACGACGCGTGGGCCCGCTTCGGCTGGGAGGGAGGCCGCCTGGGCTTCCCGCTCACGGACGAGACCAGCACCCCGGACGGCGTCGGTCGGTTCAACCACTTCGAGGGCGGGTCGATCTACTGGACGCCGGGCACCGGTGCGCAGCAGGTGGAGGGCTCCATCCGGGCCCGGTGGGCCGCCCTCGGCTGGGAACGCTCCTACCTCGGCTATCCCACGAGCGACGAGTACACGATCCCGGGCGGACGGCGTTCGGACTTCCAGGGCGGCTCGATCACCTGGGACGCGGCCACCGGCCGGTTGACCGAGCTCCGCCGCTGA
- a CDS encoding GNAT family N-acetyltransferase, translated as MDPALHPGWPARLSWGPVELHPLRRDDAREWARLRTANEAWLLPWEPSTGLSWSARHTPAAYRAMRRAASRRARVGASLPFALRYEGRLAGQVTVDNVVRGALRSGSLGYWVDQSVAGRGAASLAVALVCDHVFGPVGLHRLQADIRPENGPSRRLVERLGFRQEGLFREYLDIDGAWRDHLGYALLAGELPGGVLARWRDRAPR; from the coding sequence CTGGACCCGGCCCTGCACCCGGGCTGGCCGGCGCGGCTGTCGTGGGGCCCGGTCGAGCTGCACCCGCTGCGCCGCGACGACGCCCGCGAGTGGGCCCGGCTGCGCACCGCGAACGAGGCGTGGCTGCTGCCCTGGGAGCCCTCCACCGGGCTCAGCTGGTCCGCGCGGCACACCCCGGCGGCCTACCGGGCGATGCGCCGGGCGGCGTCCCGGCGCGCCCGGGTCGGGGCGTCCCTGCCCTTCGCCCTGCGGTACGAGGGGCGGCTGGCCGGTCAGGTGACCGTCGACAACGTCGTCCGGGGGGCGCTGCGCTCCGGCAGCCTGGGCTACTGGGTCGACCAGTCCGTGGCCGGGCGGGGGGCGGCCTCGCTGGCGGTGGCGCTGGTCTGCGACCACGTCTTCGGCCCGGTCGGGCTGCACCGCCTGCAGGCCGACATCCGGCCGGAGAACGGCCCCAGCCGGCGGCTGGTCGAACGGCTGGGGTTCCGGCAGGAGGGGCTCTTCCGCGAGTACCTGGACATCGACGGTGCCTGGCGGGACCACCTCGGCTACGCGCTGCTGGCCGGGGAGCTCCCGGGCGGGGTGCTCGCCCGCTGGCGGGACCGCGCACCCCGCTGA
- a CDS encoding carboxyl transferase domain-containing protein — MTTSATTPRPAGRGARLDARALRDIVLDPGSWRSWDSPAPPREVDDAYAAELARAAEKSGQDEAVVTGEGTLRGRRVAVVAGEFGFLAGSIGVATAERLMAAVERATDEGLPLLAAPVSGGTRMQEGTVAFLQMIGITAAIARHKEAGLPYLVYLRGPTFGGVLASWGSLGHVTIAEPGAAIGFLGPRVYEALYGEPFPPGVQTSENMASRGLIDGVVPVDELADVADRALRVLAARATWHRSAAVEGPVEGDGTDADDPEDGRSAWDVVTASRRKERPGARQLLRTAATDVVTLNGTGAGESDPGLLLALARFGGAPCVVLGQDRRGQSLSAPLGPGALREARRGMRLAAELRLPLLTLIDTPGAALSVAAEEGGLAGEIARCLQDMVMLQAPTLAVLLGQGTGGGALALVPADRVLAAANGWLGPLPPEGASAIVHRTVDRADELAASQGVRATDLWRAGIVDRVVPERPDAADEPVEFCQRLGRVLAQELAGLLGRDDVERVRARTRRWRHLGR, encoded by the coding sequence GTGACCACCTCGGCCACCACACCCCGGCCGGCCGGCCGGGGCGCCCGGCTCGACGCCCGGGCACTGCGGGACATCGTGCTCGACCCGGGGTCCTGGCGGTCCTGGGACTCCCCCGCACCGCCGCGCGAGGTCGACGACGCGTACGCCGCGGAGCTGGCCCGGGCGGCGGAGAAGAGCGGTCAGGACGAGGCCGTCGTCACCGGCGAGGGCACGCTGCGCGGCCGGCGGGTCGCCGTCGTCGCCGGCGAGTTCGGCTTCCTCGCCGGGTCGATCGGCGTCGCCACCGCGGAGCGGCTGATGGCCGCGGTGGAGCGGGCCACCGACGAGGGGCTGCCGCTGCTGGCCGCGCCGGTCTCCGGCGGGACCCGGATGCAGGAGGGCACCGTCGCCTTCCTACAGATGATCGGCATCACCGCGGCGATCGCCCGGCACAAGGAGGCCGGGCTGCCCTACCTGGTCTACCTGCGCGGCCCGACGTTCGGCGGGGTGCTGGCCTCGTGGGGCTCGCTGGGCCACGTCACGATCGCCGAGCCGGGCGCGGCCATCGGCTTCCTCGGCCCCCGGGTCTACGAGGCGCTGTACGGGGAGCCGTTCCCGCCGGGAGTGCAGACCTCGGAGAACATGGCCTCGCGCGGGCTGATCGACGGCGTCGTCCCGGTCGACGAGCTGGCCGACGTCGCCGACCGGGCGCTGCGGGTGCTCGCCGCCCGGGCGACCTGGCACCGCAGCGCCGCGGTCGAGGGGCCGGTCGAGGGCGACGGCACGGACGCCGACGACCCGGAGGACGGCCGCAGCGCCTGGGACGTGGTCACCGCGTCCCGCCGCAAGGAACGCCCGGGGGCACGCCAGCTGCTGCGGACGGCGGCGACCGACGTCGTCACCCTCAACGGCACCGGGGCCGGCGAGTCCGACCCCGGGCTGCTGCTCGCGCTGGCCCGCTTCGGCGGTGCTCCCTGCGTCGTGCTGGGTCAGGACCGACGTGGGCAGTCGCTGTCGGCGCCGCTGGGGCCCGGTGCGCTGCGCGAGGCAAGGCGCGGCATGCGGCTGGCCGCGGAGCTTCGGCTGCCGCTGCTCACCCTGATCGACACCCCGGGCGCGGCGCTGTCGGTCGCCGCCGAGGAGGGCGGGCTCGCCGGGGAGATCGCCCGCTGCCTGCAGGACATGGTGATGCTGCAGGCGCCGACCCTCGCCGTGCTGCTCGGCCAGGGCACCGGCGGCGGCGCGCTGGCCCTCGTGCCGGCCGACCGGGTGCTGGCCGCGGCCAACGGCTGGCTGGGGCCCCTGCCCCCGGAGGGCGCCTCGGCGATCGTGCACCGCACCGTCGACCGGGCCGACGAGCTCGCCGCCTCGCAGGGCGTGCGCGCCACCGACCTGTGGCGGGCCGGGATCGTCGACCGGGTGGTGCCCGAGCGGCCCGACGCCGCGGACGAGCCGGTGGAGTTCTGCCAGCGGCTGGGCCGGGTGCTCGCCCAGGAGCTGGCCGGGCTGCTCGGCCGGGACGACGTCGAGCGGGTCCGCGCCCGCACCCGGCGCTGGCGGCACCTGGGCCGCTGA